In a single window of the Rhopalosiphum padi isolate XX-2018 chromosome 1, ASM2088224v1, whole genome shotgun sequence genome:
- the LOC132917057 gene encoding facilitated trehalose transporter Tret1-like has protein sequence MNQDTRERTEPVLISDLADDCSTQSANCRIAPIKAPTNQNNNNNNDINVFRTKSKKTFKNALPQILAVSAKNCLLLTYGMTLGLPTIAIPALYSNPVSNITSPRHDDWLQLNKEQISWFSSINLICVPLGCMISGTITQPFGRKPSMIALTLPFILAWLLFHYASTVTQLYLALALCGLCGGLLEAPVLTYVAEITEPHIRGVLAALSSTTVILGSISQFILGNFLHWRTIVLFNTIIPIVAFISLLFIPESPHWLITKGRIAEAEKSLCWLRGWVQPDAVQYELSMLRKSIALNEEKVRMKKNKKFYSFYLRRTFLLPYFIITASFFFASFGGTSTLQVYAVQIFETLGSPINGYTSTLVLGILQLMGGILGLLLIHWTGKRPLAIVSTLGSSLCFFVVSAYVFIKQYNAEIILNVTWIPLVFLNIAAFMSHVSIRLLPWMLIGEVYPPNIRGQASGASGSSSYIFSFIANKSYFMVLDCINLSGTFLLYAIVSLIGCLVLYNMMPETEGVPLEDIQNHFADKTKTFVMKIERSDKIKEKKTWSATNPALELDHTETHI, from the exons ATGAACCAGgatactag agaGAGAACCGAGCCAGTATTAATAAGTGATTTGGCAGACGATTGTTCTACTCAATCCGCTAACTGCCGTATTGCTCCAATTAAAGCACCTACAAAtcagaataacaataataataacgacattAATGTCTTCAGAACTAAATCGAAGAAAACATTCAAAAATGCTTTACCACAG atattagcTGTATCAGCTAAGAACTGTTTACTTTTAACATATGGAATGACATTAGGACTACCAACAATAGCTATTCCAGCATTATATTCTAATCCAGTATCTAATATCACTAGTCCACGACATGATGATTGGCTCCAATTGAACAAAGAACAAATATCGTGGTTCA GTAGCATCAATTTAATATGTGTTCCACTTGGATGTATGATATCTGGAACTATTACTCAACCTTTTGGACGCAAACCTAGCATGATTGCACTTACATTACCATTCATTCTAGCTTGGTTGTTATTTCATTATGCTTCAACAGTAACTCAGCTCTATTTAGCTTTAGCTCTATGTGGCCTTTGTGGTGGTTTACTAGAAGCTCCA GTGTTAACCTACGTCGCGGAAATTACTGAACCTCATATCCGAGGTGTACTTGCTGCTCTGTCATCGACTACAGTCATACTTGGATCCATATCCCAATTTATCTTAGGAAACTTTTTACACTGGAGAACAATTGTACTTTTCAATACTATAATACCCATAGTagcatttatttcattattatttataccagaAAGTCCACATTGGCTTATAA ccaAAGGTCGTATTGCTGAAGCCGAAAAGTCTCTATGTTGGCTACGTGGTTGGGTTCAACCAGATGCAGTACAATATGAACTGTCGATGTTAAGAAAATCAATAGCCTTAAACGAAGAGAAAGTCAGAatgaagaaaaacaaaaaattttattcattttatttgagACGAACATTTTTACTACCTTACTTCATCATAACAGCTAGTTTCTTTTTTGCAAGTTTTGGTGGGACGAGCACATTGCAAGTTTATGCT GTTCAAATTTTTGAAACGTTGGGGTCACCGATTAATGGTTATACATCAACATTAGTTCTTGGAATTTTACAATTGATGGGAGGCATTCTAGGCCTATTATTAATTCACTGGACTGGTAAACGTCCTTTAGCAATAGTTTCCACGCTGGGATCATCTTTGTGTTTTTTCGTTGTGTCAGCATACGTATTCATAAAACAATACAACGCGGAAATAATTCTTAACGTTACTTGGATACCGTTAGTGTTTTTGAATATAGCTGCTTTTATGTCACATGTTTCTATTAGACTTCTACCATGGATGTTAATTGGAGAG GTATATCCACCGAATATTCGTGGGCAAGCTAGTGGTGCCAGCGGTTCTAGTTCctacatattttcttttattgcaAATAAGTCATATTTCATGGTACttgattgtattaatttatcggGAACATTTCTGTTATACGCCATAGTAAGTTTAATTGGATGCCTAGTGTTGTACAACATGATGCCAGAAACAGAAGGTGTTCCTTTAGAAGACATACAAAATCATTTTGCCgataaaactaaaacatttgtaatgaaaattgaaagaagtgataaaatcaaagaaaaaaagaCGTGGTCAGCAACAAATCCTGCTTTAGAGCTAGATCATACTGAAacccatatataa
- the LOC132916950 gene encoding small ribosomal subunit protein eS6, translating to MKLNVSYPATGSQKLFEIVDEHKLRVFYEKRIGTEVEVDILGDEWKGYVLKISGGNDKQGFPMKQGVLSNVRVRLLLSKGHSCYRPRRDGERKRKSVRGCIVDSNLSVLSLVVVKKGEKDIAGLTDTNVPRRLGPKRANKIRKLFNLQKEDDVRKYVIKRPLAIKEGKTKQHFKAPKIQRLITPVRLQRKRHNLALKKKRCLKRKEQATEYAKLLAHRQKEKLAKKRAEQSRKRTMSQSSVSSSGTKSSKK from the exons ATGAAG ttaaatgtatCATATCCAGCAACAGGCAGTCAAAAGCTGTTTGAAATTGTAGATGAACACAAGTTACGTGTATTCTATGAAAAACGTATTGGCACCGAAGTTGAAGTTGATATACTCGGTGATGAATGGAAAGGTTATGTGCTTAAAATATCTGGAGGCAATGACAAACAAGGGTTTCCAATGAAACAAGGTGTTCTCTCTAATGTCCGAGTGCGCCTATTATTATCTAAGGGACATTCTTGTTATCGCCCTAGAAGGGATGGTGAACGTAAGAGGAAATCTGTGCGTGGATGTATCGTTGACTCCAATCTTAGTGTTTTGTCATTGGTTGTTGTCAAAAAAGGAGAAAag GATATTGCTGGATTAACAGACACCAATGTTCCAAGACGTCTTGGGCCTAAGCGTGCAAACAAGATCCGTAAGTTGTTCAATTTGCAAAAAGAAGATGATGTACGCAAGTATGTCATTAAAAGACCTTTGGCAATTAAGGAAGGAAAGACAAAACAACATTTCAAGGCCCCGAAAATCCAACGTCTCATTACTCCTGTCCGTCTCCAG cGTAAACGTCATAATTTGGCATTAAAGAAGAAGCGTTGCTTAAAACGTAAAGAACAAGCTACTGAATACGCCAAGCTTCTTGCACATAGACAAAAGGAAAAGTTGGCAAAGAAACGTGCTGAACAAAGCCGAAAACGTACTATGTCTCAATCATCTGTTTCTAGTTCTGGCACAAAGAGcagtaaaaaatag